A section of the Aphelocoma coerulescens isolate FSJ_1873_10779 unplaced genomic scaffold, UR_Acoe_1.0 HiC_scaffold_60, whole genome shotgun sequence genome encodes:
- the LOC138102093 gene encoding serine/threonine-protein kinase pim-1-like codes for MPGRAMRPARPRPRAGLRPPRPRASRRGLASARLLPYWRWRRWAGISACLLGSTVSLWLRLARPRPRPRPRPRLLPGPAEETDGAAAPAASAASSPVRALPLGSAAPAPEPPVSPSKEATSGDTRPGAVEERPAAVSGPGPSADSRVSPAGNALQGLRERYLEGSLLGRGGFGSVFAATRLSDGAPVAIKWVPRTRIRHWGELPNGTSAPLEVVLLDKVSTGFPGVVQLLEWLELPSNVVLVMERPEQSQDLLHFIRARGFLSEEVARELFRQVLEAVRHCTSCGVLHRDLKPENILVDLATGQAKLIDFGCGTYLQDTAYTSFAGTPAYSPPEWTHFGWYYGEAATVWSLGIVLHQMVCGRHPFPKGRNISWGQLSLPERLSQDCKELIRWCLSLHSLDRPSLEDLSCDPWLQDIHHP; via the exons atgccaggccgggccatgcgcccggcccgcccccggccccgggcggggctgcgccctccccgcccccgggcgtcccgccgcggtctcgcctccgcccggctcttgCCCTACTGGCGGTGGCGccgctgggcgggcatcagtgcctgcctcTTGGGCAGCACTGTTAGcctctggctccggctggcccggccccggccccggccccggccccggccccggctcctcccggggcccgccgagGAGACagacggcgcggccgctcccgccgcgtccGCGGCGTCTTCCCCGGTCCGAGCTCTTCCGCTCGGCagcgcggcccccgcccccgagccgccggtgtccCCTTCGAAAGAGGCAACATCTGGGGatacccggcccggggcggttgaggagCGCCCGGCGGCCGTttctggccccgggccgagcgctgacagcCGCGTCTCGCCGGCAGGGAATGCGCTGCAGGGCCTGAGGGAGCGCTACCTGgagggttcgctgctggggcgcggcggcttcggcagcgtcttcgcggccacgcggctctcggacggcgccccg gtggccatcaaatggGTGCCACGGACCCGCATCcgtcattggggcgagctg cccaacGGCACCAGCGCACCACTCGaggtcgtgctgctggacaaggtgtccaccGGCTTCCCTGGTGTGGTGCAGCTCCTCGAGTGGCTCGAGCTGCCCAGCAACGtggtgctggtgatggagcGGCCGGAGCAGTCTCAGGACCTGCTCCATTTCATTCGAGCGCGGGGCTTCCTGTCCGAGGAGGTGGCACGGGAGCTGTTCCGCCAggtcctggaggccgtgcggcactgcaccagctgcggggtccttcaCAGGGACCTGAAaccagagaacatcctggttgacctggccacGGGCCAGGCCAAATTGATTGACTTTGGCtgcggcacctacctgcaagacacagcctacaccagctttgcag GAACACCAGcgtacagccccccggaatggacccattttggctggtactacggcgaggcagctaccgtctggtccctgggcatcgtgctgcaccagatggtctgcgggcgGCACCCGTTCCCGAAGGGCCGGAACATCAGCTGGGGCCAGCTGTCGCTCCCAGAACGGCTCTCTCAAG ACTGCAAGGAACTGATCAGATGGTGTCTGTCCCTGCACTCCTTGGacaggccctcattagaagacctgtcgtGTGATCCTTGGCTGCAGGATATTCATCATCCAtag